From Planococcus halocryophilus, the proteins below share one genomic window:
- the glpK gene encoding glycerol kinase GlpK, whose amino-acid sequence MSKDYILSIDQGTTSSRAVLFNHNGEIVETGQQEFQQFFPKPGWVEHDANEIWTSVLACMAEVLRKSDISPTQIAGIGITNQRETTVVWDRHTGKPIYKAIVWQSRQTDGICNELKDQGLNELFRNKTGLLIDAYFSGTKVKWILDNVEGAREKADNGDLMFGTMDTWLVYKLSGGKAHVTDYSNASRTLMYNIFDLEWDQELLDILTVPKSMLPEVHQSSEVYANTVDYHFFGHEVPIAGIAGDQQAALFGQACFEKGMAKNTYGTGCFMLMNTGEEGVKSEHGLLTTLAWGVDGKVEYALEGSIFVAGSAIQWLRDGLKIIKNAPESENYAMEVESTDGVYMVPAFVGLGTPYWDTDARGAVFGLTRGTTKAHFIRATLESLAYQTKDVVDVMIEDAGIELKTLRVDGGAVANDLLMQFQSDILDVPVERPVVQETTALGAAYLAGLAVGFWKDKEEIAKQWKVDKTFTRDMSTEDGEKLYEGWKQAVAATRLFKPEK is encoded by the coding sequence TTGAGTAAAGACTATATTTTATCTATCGACCAAGGTACGACAAGTTCACGTGCGGTATTGTTTAATCACAATGGTGAAATCGTTGAAACTGGCCAGCAGGAATTTCAGCAATTCTTTCCGAAGCCAGGCTGGGTAGAGCATGATGCAAATGAAATCTGGACATCTGTTTTAGCGTGTATGGCAGAAGTATTACGCAAATCGGATATTAGTCCAACTCAAATTGCGGGTATTGGTATCACAAACCAACGTGAAACAACAGTGGTTTGGGATCGTCATACAGGCAAGCCGATTTACAAAGCAATCGTTTGGCAATCGCGTCAAACTGACGGAATTTGTAATGAATTAAAAGATCAAGGTTTGAACGAATTATTCCGTAATAAAACCGGTCTTTTAATCGATGCTTACTTCTCTGGAACGAAAGTGAAATGGATTCTTGATAATGTTGAAGGTGCACGTGAAAAAGCGGACAATGGCGACTTGATGTTTGGAACGATGGACACATGGTTGGTTTATAAATTGTCAGGTGGTAAAGCACACGTTACAGATTACAGTAATGCATCACGTACATTGATGTATAATATTTTCGATTTAGAATGGGATCAGGAATTATTAGATATTCTTACTGTACCGAAGAGCATGTTGCCAGAAGTGCATCAATCATCTGAAGTTTATGCAAACACAGTGGATTATCATTTCTTTGGTCACGAAGTACCGATTGCCGGTATTGCCGGTGACCAACAAGCTGCCTTATTCGGTCAAGCTTGCTTTGAAAAAGGGATGGCGAAAAATACTTACGGAACTGGTTGCTTCATGTTGATGAACACGGGTGAAGAAGGTGTTAAATCTGAACATGGCTTGTTGACGACTTTGGCTTGGGGCGTTGATGGCAAAGTAGAATACGCACTTGAAGGTAGTATTTTCGTGGCCGGTTCAGCTATTCAATGGTTGCGTGATGGTTTGAAAATCATTAAAAATGCTCCCGAGAGTGAAAACTATGCAATGGAAGTTGAGTCGACAGACGGCGTATATATGGTTCCCGCATTTGTTGGACTTGGAACGCCTTACTGGGATACAGATGCACGTGGTGCAGTGTTCGGCTTAACACGCGGTACAACGAAAGCTCACTTTATCCGTGCAACACTCGAATCACTCGCATATCAGACAAAAGACGTTGTAGATGTTATGATTGAAGATGCAGGAATCGAACTGAAAACCTTGCGTGTTGATGGTGGAGCAGTTGCAAATGATTTGTTAATGCAGTTCCAAAGTGATATTCTAGATGTACCGGTAGAACGTCCAGTTGTTCAGGAAACAACAGCACTTGGTGCGGCTTACTTAGCTGGACTGGCAGTTGGA
- a CDS encoding MIP/aquaporin family protein has protein sequence MTEFLAEVIGTMILIIFGGGVVAGAVLKDSKAENGGWVLITLAWGLAVTMAVYAVGSFSGAHINPAVTLGLASVGDFPWAKVPMYIAAQILGAFLGGVIVFLNYLPHWRRTEDKGAKLAVFSTGPAIRSPFSNLVSEILGTAVLLMGLLFIGANDFTEGLNPLIVGLLIVAIGMSLGGTTGYAINPARDLGPRIAHALLPIPGKGSSDWSYAWIPVVGPIFGGIYGALFYKALFTGAYDLPFWIMTVVLLLVLFGAASVELKKEHTAADTIEENIS, from the coding sequence ATGACGGAGTTTTTAGCAGAAGTAATTGGTACGATGATTTTAATTATTTTTGGTGGAGGTGTAGTCGCAGGGGCGGTATTAAAAGACTCTAAAGCAGAAAATGGCGGTTGGGTTTTGATAACGCTTGCATGGGGTCTAGCTGTTACCATGGCTGTCTACGCAGTCGGGAGTTTTTCAGGAGCACATATTAATCCAGCAGTAACTTTAGGTCTTGCGTCTGTAGGAGATTTTCCTTGGGCTAAAGTTCCAATGTATATCGCAGCACAGATTCTTGGAGCGTTTCTTGGTGGAGTTATTGTTTTCTTAAACTACTTACCGCATTGGAGACGCACAGAAGACAAAGGTGCGAAACTTGCAGTATTTTCAACTGGTCCAGCAATCCGTAGTCCTTTCTCCAACTTAGTAAGCGAAATTCTCGGAACTGCTGTATTACTTATGGGTTTGCTGTTTATCGGTGCCAATGACTTTACTGAAGGCTTAAATCCGTTAATCGTAGGTTTGTTGATCGTCGCAATCGGGATGTCACTTGGTGGCACTACCGGATACGCGATTAACCCGGCGCGTGACTTAGGTCCGCGTATTGCACACGCATTGTTGCCGATACCAGGCAAAGGTAGTTCAGATTGGTCTTATGCATGGATACCAGTTGTCGGTCCTATCTTCGGTGGTATATACGGCGCGTTATTTTATAAAGCGTTGTTCACAGGAGCATATGATTTACCATTTTGGATCATGACCGTCGTCTTATTACTGGTATTATTTGGAGCGGCAAGTGTAGAATTGAAAAAAGAACATACAGCAGCTGATACAATTGAAGAAAACATTTCATAA
- a CDS encoding glycerol-3-phosphate responsive antiterminator, producing MHELTGVLPVLRNMKEFERLLDSNHEYIIFLETRLSQLKQLVQVAKKAGKKVILHVDLIQGLKADAYGFEYLVREVKPDGIVSTRSNVISLAKKNNLMTIQRLFLLDSQALEQNIKLINQVKPDYIEILPGIIPSVIKEVFDKTGIPVIAGGLIRTKEDIQLAYDGGAKAISTSQPELWEL from the coding sequence GTGCATGAGCTAACTGGCGTTTTACCTGTATTGCGCAATATGAAAGAATTTGAACGTTTGCTCGATAGTAATCATGAATATATTATCTTTTTGGAAACGCGTTTATCGCAATTAAAGCAATTGGTGCAAGTTGCGAAAAAAGCTGGAAAGAAAGTGATTCTTCATGTCGATTTAATTCAAGGGTTAAAAGCGGATGCTTATGGATTTGAGTATTTAGTGAGAGAAGTCAAACCAGATGGAATTGTTTCGACAAGAAGCAATGTCATTTCATTAGCGAAGAAAAATAATTTGATGACAATTCAGCGATTGTTTTTACTCGATAGTCAGGCACTAGAACAAAATATTAAGTTGATTAACCAAGTAAAGCCTGATTATATTGAAATATTGCCTGGGATTATTCCATCCGTTATTAAAGAAGTTTTCGATAAGACGGGTATACCGGTTATTGCCGGTGGATTGATTCGAACGAAAGAAGATATTCAACTTGCTTACGACGGGGGAGCTAAAGCGATTTCAACATCACAACCAGAACTTTGGGAATTGTAA
- a CDS encoding YciI family protein encodes MKYFVVLLPMKDSDKSRDFREQHLSFLEKMRNSGRVVANGKFTDGSGGMVIYKAKSYEDCMTSVNMDPYVVEGARAYQIMEWEAVWAVNME; translated from the coding sequence ATGAAATACTTTGTGGTGCTATTGCCAATGAAAGACAGTGACAAAAGTCGAGATTTCCGGGAGCAACACCTTTCGTTCTTGGAAAAAATGCGCAATAGTGGAAGAGTCGTTGCGAACGGGAAGTTTACGGACGGCTCTGGTGGCATGGTTATTTATAAAGCGAAATCTTATGAAGATTGCATGACCTCAGTCAATATGGATCCGTATGTGGTTGAAGGGGCAAGAGCGTATCAAATTATGGAATGGGAAGCAGTTTGGGCTGTGAATATGGAGTAA
- a CDS encoding MBL fold metallo-hydrolase, producing the protein MRMTKKGPIYQLTFLPKLLPINCYIIDEETELTLVDAALGLNAKQILLSIRVMQKPLTQIIITHAHMDHLGALDAIKSEWPDAVVSISSRDSRLLKGDIHTLPGEPDSPIKGSVPTNINTQPDRLLEEGDRIGSLEVVNTPGHTPGSISLLDTRNRFLIAGDALQTQGGIAVSGTFKALFPFPAFATWNKKTALESAKKIKNLHPQLLAVGHGKMIANPLKAIELAILESEKRNWQ; encoded by the coding sequence ATGCGGATGACAAAAAAAGGACCTATTTACCAATTAACTTTCTTACCAAAATTACTCCCGATCAATTGCTATATTATCGATGAAGAAACTGAATTGACCTTAGTAGATGCTGCACTGGGCCTTAACGCAAAACAGATTTTATTATCGATTCGTGTAATGCAAAAACCATTAACTCAAATCATTATCACCCACGCCCATATGGACCATCTCGGCGCACTTGATGCCATTAAAAGCGAATGGCCAGATGCCGTGGTCAGTATATCCTCACGTGACTCTCGTTTGCTCAAAGGGGATATTCACACTCTTCCAGGCGAACCCGACTCACCAATTAAAGGTAGTGTGCCCACAAATATCAACACACAGCCGGATCGCTTGCTTGAAGAAGGTGACCGGATTGGTTCGCTTGAAGTGGTGAATACACCTGGGCATACACCTGGTTCGATTTCGTTGCTCGATACACGCAATCGTTTTCTCATTGCGGGAGATGCCCTTCAAACACAAGGTGGCATTGCCGTTTCTGGCACATTCAAAGCGTTATTCCCCTTTCCTGCATTCGCTACATGGAACAAAAAAACAGCACTGGAAAGCGCCAAAAAAATCAAAAACTTACATCCACAATTATTAGCGGTTGGCCATGGGAAAATGATTGCTAATCCACTGAAAGCTATCGAATTGGCAATTTTGGAAAGCGAAAAAAGGAATTGGCAATAA
- a CDS encoding glucosyltransferase domain-containing protein, translating into MPEEFFSNLKTFIKPQWKTAFLSALIIGFLCHTFVFTNILPNHDSLVNMHSPQLKGDSGRFFLSPFSGISSYFDLPWINGILSILYLSLTAVILTELFELKKTFSIFAISSLLMTFPTVASTFSYIFTADGYMFGTLLTVTALLMTKKYKYGFILGSIFFYMGVGVYQANFPFLSTLILVFLITEIIGRKITYLQLRSYLLRFFALGATGMGLYVINFKLYTRIFAGNMTSYQGLDSAGKNSNSISEYFNQITDSFMHFFFRGFITDLPINLFEWLNVALFVLIALGFVLIMIQNRCFTHIAMASFAFFLLLLLPLSAYILYFISVDVNYHMLMVLALVSFYMLPVLFYEHLSIPTIFAKCFSWLAVATIFATIFNFALISNIAYLNMELKYEKSTAFVNRLISRVEQTEGVTSESKLALIGRVQLGSSLSTETVPESIPKMTGPLGDSIIPLPYHYNAMMRDYFGITYQFISEQQREEIAASDWFVEMEPWPSPNAIRVINDIVVVKLQK; encoded by the coding sequence ATGCCTGAAGAATTTTTCTCGAATTTAAAAACGTTTATTAAACCTCAATGGAAAACTGCTTTTTTATCGGCGTTAATCATTGGTTTTTTATGTCATACATTTGTATTTACCAATATTCTACCCAATCATGATAGTTTGGTTAATATGCATAGCCCTCAGTTGAAAGGAGATTCGGGACGCTTTTTCCTGTCCCCATTCAGTGGAATTAGTTCTTATTTCGACTTACCTTGGATTAACGGCATCCTCTCCATTCTGTACTTATCCCTGACAGCTGTAATTCTCACAGAATTATTCGAGTTAAAAAAAACTTTTTCAATTTTTGCGATTAGTAGCTTGCTGATGACTTTTCCCACGGTCGCTTCTACTTTTTCTTATATTTTCACTGCAGATGGCTACATGTTTGGCACATTGCTGACCGTTACAGCCCTTCTCATGACCAAAAAATACAAGTACGGATTTATACTTGGTTCTATCTTTTTTTATATGGGTGTCGGTGTCTATCAAGCCAATTTCCCCTTTCTTTCGACGCTGATACTCGTCTTCTTAATCACTGAAATTATAGGAAGAAAAATTACATACTTGCAATTGAGAAGTTATCTTCTACGTTTTTTTGCTTTAGGCGCTACCGGAATGGGATTGTATGTCATCAACTTTAAGCTTTATACCCGTATTTTCGCCGGAAACATGACCAGCTATCAGGGGCTAGATTCTGCAGGGAAAAATAGCAATTCCATTTCCGAATATTTCAATCAAATCACGGATTCTTTTATGCATTTTTTCTTCCGAGGATTTATCACAGATTTGCCAATCAATTTATTTGAATGGTTAAACGTCGCCCTGTTCGTGTTGATTGCTCTAGGTTTTGTTTTGATTATGATTCAAAATCGCTGTTTTACTCACATAGCCATGGCTAGTTTCGCTTTTTTCTTATTGCTACTCCTGCCATTATCAGCATATATTTTGTACTTCATATCCGTTGATGTAAACTATCACATGTTAATGGTACTAGCCCTTGTCAGTTTTTACATGCTCCCTGTTCTTTTTTATGAACATCTCTCTATCCCAACTATTTTCGCAAAATGTTTTTCCTGGTTAGCGGTCGCAACTATTTTTGCCACCATCTTTAACTTTGCTCTCATTTCAAATATCGCTTACTTAAACATGGAGTTGAAATACGAAAAATCAACAGCATTCGTTAATCGACTCATTAGTAGAGTAGAACAAACCGAAGGAGTGACATCCGAATCTAAACTTGCATTAATTGGGCGCGTTCAATTAGGTTCGTCATTGAGTACAGAAACCGTTCCGGAGAGTATACCGAAAATGACCGGTCCTCTAGGAGATAGCATTATTCCATTGCCTTATCATTACAATGCCATGATGAGAGATTATTTTGGTATCACTTATCAATTTATTTCTGAACAGCAACGCGAAGAAATTGCAGCTTCTGATTGGTTTGTAGAAATGGAGCCATGGCCATCACCAAATGCGATTCGTGTCATTAATGACATTGTCGTAGTGAAACTACAAAAATAA
- a CDS encoding DUF2157 domain-containing protein: MDTETKLKQWQQAELIDQDTAERILAFEKHQPAPKKLPLLLMIGLIFFALAVFSFIAANWQSIPDIAKVLLMLSLMWLFYIIAYFSEKKNFGYPLLFRVIGLAMFGATLLTAAQTFHFPLANSVLPWAMFIAALAHYFYWRHLIYSLIGFFFGGSVLMSFLPNIGWVEWGIFIAVTFGWFYFSKNFASTAFSWILLFASGFMLWGLVDYDSVLWPIWTLFALVLLLFIAPENKQQMIRPLYLITAGLLLIVYLAIRGQTFISIIDESHWAEAIALSIVAVGVLLISYFKFRALMWIAIPGVIGLLLFDETAIGLAVIAELSGLAYLIIAQRQNEKLGLGFVYFIVVQFVIYIIYAWERLDMSLFFLIGAILLFLLSGAAWWINRRKEGVKP, translated from the coding sequence ATGGATACGGAGACAAAACTGAAACAGTGGCAGCAGGCTGAACTAATAGATCAAGACACGGCTGAACGTATTTTAGCGTTTGAAAAGCATCAGCCGGCTCCTAAAAAGCTACCTTTGCTTTTGATGATCGGTTTGATTTTCTTTGCGCTTGCTGTGTTTAGCTTTATCGCAGCCAATTGGCAGTCAATACCGGATATAGCAAAAGTATTGCTTATGCTGTCATTAATGTGGCTGTTTTACATCATCGCTTATTTTTCCGAAAAGAAAAATTTTGGCTATCCACTCTTATTCAGGGTTATCGGTCTTGCAATGTTTGGTGCAACTTTACTGACAGCTGCTCAGACTTTCCATTTTCCACTCGCGAACTCCGTTTTGCCATGGGCTATGTTTATAGCAGCGCTTGCTCATTATTTTTACTGGCGGCATCTCATCTATTCACTCATCGGATTTTTCTTTGGTGGATCTGTTTTAATGTCGTTCTTACCTAATATCGGTTGGGTAGAATGGGGTATTTTTATCGCCGTTACATTTGGCTGGTTTTATTTCAGCAAAAATTTTGCATCTACTGCATTTAGTTGGATACTATTATTCGCTTCTGGCTTTATGTTATGGGGACTAGTAGATTACGACAGTGTTCTTTGGCCAATCTGGACTTTGTTCGCGCTTGTCTTACTTCTTTTTATTGCTCCTGAAAATAAACAGCAAATGATTCGACCGCTTTATTTAATTACAGCGGGATTATTACTTATCGTATATTTAGCAATTCGCGGCCAAACATTTATCAGTATAATAGATGAAAGCCATTGGGCTGAAGCAATCGCATTATCCATAGTGGCAGTTGGCGTGCTCCTCATCAGTTATTTCAAATTCCGCGCTCTCATGTGGATAGCAATTCCTGGGGTCATTGGATTGCTCCTTTTTGACGAAACAGCCATTGGACTTGCAGTTATTGCTGAGCTAAGCGGGCTTGCTTATTTAATTATCGCGCAGCGGCAAAATGAAAAGCTGGGATTAGGCTTTGTTTATTTTATCGTTGTCCAATTTGTGATTTACATTATTTACGCTTGGGAACGTCTCGACATGTCTCTCTTCTTCCTTATCGGCGCTATACTATTGTTTCTGCTATCAGGAGCAGCCTGGTGGATTAATCGTAGGAAAGAAGGTGTGAAGCCATGA
- a CDS encoding GDYXXLXY domain-containing protein, whose product MKAWLFPIIQTVFVVILLVSYYAASWFGEQYILRAEPFDPFDPFYGEYVMLQYPDLKSPSTTDDSSIYFTLKTEEDGYAILDRVETDPFFGAIEGYVYDNRVTAPQLEQFYVEQGQGSQLEEVRDLQVTIDVSSWGTIRPISLEERKE is encoded by the coding sequence ATGAAAGCCTGGCTCTTTCCGATTATTCAAACCGTATTTGTTGTGATACTACTCGTAAGCTATTATGCGGCCTCGTGGTTCGGCGAACAATATATATTAAGAGCAGAACCTTTCGATCCGTTCGATCCTTTTTATGGGGAGTATGTCATGTTACAATATCCAGACTTGAAGTCTCCTTCTACCACCGATGACAGTTCCATTTACTTCACGTTAAAAACTGAGGAAGATGGTTATGCCATTCTTGACCGCGTTGAGACTGATCCGTTCTTTGGCGCTATTGAGGGCTATGTGTATGACAATCGCGTCACAGCACCCCAATTAGAGCAGTTTTACGTAGAACAAGGCCAAGGATCTCAACTCGAAGAAGTACGTGACCTGCAAGTGACGATAGACGTGTCAAGTTGGGGAACTATACGCCCAATCTCGCTCGAAGAACGAAAAGAATAA
- a CDS encoding CpsD/CapB family tyrosine-protein kinase — translation MVKKKNKPEVKNRKLIAFTNPRSRVSEQFRTLRTNIHFTVPDGKVRSLVVTSASHSEGKSTTSSNLAIVFAQEGKRVLLIDADMRKPTMHQTFKISNSKGLSNVLVRRVSLKMAIQASGIENLDLLPSGPIPPNPAELLSSSNMDLLFENALDTYDMLIFDSPPVLSVTDSVILANKCEGTILVLNSGKTERAHALKAKEAITAATKTRLLGIVLNNVQVDKDLNYAQYYAESQFEK, via the coding sequence ATGGTAAAGAAAAAAAACAAGCCTGAAGTAAAGAATAGAAAATTAATCGCATTTACCAATCCAAGATCACGTGTTTCAGAACAGTTTCGAACCTTGCGAACAAATATCCATTTTACTGTTCCGGATGGAAAAGTTCGTTCATTAGTTGTGACTTCGGCATCTCACTCGGAAGGTAAATCAACGACCTCATCGAATTTGGCGATTGTTTTTGCACAAGAAGGCAAACGTGTGTTATTGATTGATGCAGATATGAGAAAGCCGACAATGCATCAAACTTTTAAAATTAGCAATTCAAAGGGATTATCTAATGTGTTGGTTCGTCGAGTGTCTTTAAAGATGGCGATTCAAGCTAGTGGAATTGAAAATTTAGATCTTCTGCCTTCAGGACCAATTCCTCCAAATCCGGCAGAGTTACTGAGTTCTTCTAATATGGACCTCCTTTTTGAAAATGCTTTGGATACGTACGATATGTTGATTTTTGATAGTCCGCCGGTTCTTTCGGTTACAGACAGTGTTATTTTAGCCAATAAATGTGAAGGCACTATTTTAGTATTGAATTCAGGGAAGACAGAAAGGGCACATGCGCTTAAAGCAAAAGAGGCCATTACTGCAGCGACAAAAACGCGATTGCTTGGTATAGTCCTTAACAACGTTCAAGTGGATAAGGACTTAAATTATGCTCAGTATTATGCTGAATCTCAATTTGAAAAATAA
- a CDS encoding YveK family protein — MIETISLREIYGILKNKIRLILAITIAIMMITALISYYLITPIYQTSTQILISQKQSETIIDSQSIDIDLQLVGTYSEIIKSPIILDQVVSQLELDMSYQEIKGKVNVEFAENSQLLNIFVTDPDPAVAVGIANKVAEVFETEITELINIDNVSILSPAVVLENQTPVSPNPPLNILLSAIVGLVIGATIAMILRYLDTTIRVEEDVTDLLGLPVLGAISPMNDEEDIPVNEPIAFKRREEQEW; from the coding sequence ATGATAGAAACCATCAGCTTACGTGAAATTTACGGCATATTAAAAAATAAGATTCGCTTAATACTGGCTATTACCATTGCAATTATGATGATTACAGCCTTGATATCGTATTACTTAATCACCCCGATTTATCAAACATCCACTCAAATACTTATTAGTCAAAAGCAAAGCGAAACAATTATCGACTCTCAAAGCATCGATATCGATTTGCAATTAGTCGGTACATATAGCGAGATTATAAAAAGTCCAATTATATTGGATCAAGTAGTTAGTCAATTGGAGTTGGATATGTCTTATCAAGAAATCAAGGGAAAAGTAAATGTTGAATTTGCAGAGAATTCACAGCTGCTCAATATATTCGTAACCGATCCTGACCCTGCCGTAGCTGTCGGAATTGCGAACAAAGTTGCAGAAGTGTTTGAAACGGAAATAACGGAATTGATTAATATTGATAATGTTTCAATTTTGTCACCGGCTGTTGTCCTAGAAAATCAGACACCTGTGTCGCCAAATCCTCCATTAAATATTTTGCTAAGTGCAATTGTCGGTCTTGTAATTGGAGCAACTATTGCTATGATATTACGTTATTTAGACACGACAATCAGAGTAGAAGAAGATGTAACAGATCTTTTGGGACTACCTGTTCTTGGAGCAATCTCGCCAATGAATGATGAAGAAGACATTCCGGTTAACGAACCGATTGCTTTTAAACGCAGGGAGGAACAAGAATGGTAA
- a CDS encoding sugar transferase — translation MKVVIQMSVSAPEKEKMNVKTRYSELVFESVKTNTSNGYLYTKRFLDIIGSLVGLIMLIPVFLIISLLIKMEDPKGPVFFKQKRVGKHGRTFDMYKFRSMVCNAEDLKAALQQQNEASGPVFKIKSDPRITKIGKFIRKTSIDELPQLVNVLSGDMTIVGPRPALPDEVAQYTNYEKQRISVTPGLTCFWQVNGRSNISFKEWVEMDLEYIRKRSTALDIKLICKTILVLFGSKDAY, via the coding sequence ATGAAAGTGGTGATTCAAATGTCAGTATCCGCTCCTGAAAAAGAAAAGATGAATGTGAAAACAAGATACAGCGAATTGGTATTTGAAAGCGTAAAAACAAATACCAGCAATGGTTATTTGTATACAAAACGCTTTCTAGATATTATCGGTTCATTAGTAGGGCTGATTATGTTGATTCCCGTATTTCTGATTATCAGTCTGTTAATTAAAATGGAAGATCCTAAGGGACCAGTATTCTTTAAACAAAAAAGAGTTGGTAAGCATGGCAGAACTTTTGATATGTATAAATTTAGATCCATGGTCTGTAACGCAGAAGATTTAAAAGCTGCTTTGCAGCAACAGAATGAGGCATCGGGACCAGTTTTCAAAATCAAGTCCGATCCGAGAATTACGAAAATCGGGAAATTTATTAGAAAAACAAGTATCGATGAACTTCCTCAGTTGGTTAATGTGCTAAGTGGAGATATGACAATCGTAGGTCCACGACCGGCTTTACCGGATGAAGTCGCACAATACACAAATTATGAAAAACAGCGTATTAGTGTAACTCCTGGTTTAACTTGTTTTTGGCAAGTTAATGGTAGAAGCAATATAAGCTTTAAAGAGTGGGTCGAAATGGATTTAGAGTACATCCGCAAGCGCTCGACGGCATTAGATATTAAGTTAATCTGCAAGACAATTCTAGTGTTGTTCGGATCAAAAGATGCGTATTGA
- a CDS encoding UDP-glucose dehydrogenase family protein: MEIAVVGTGYVGLVTGVSLSEIGHHVVCIDLNKDKVEKMRKGISPIYEPGLSELMIKNINAQRLSFTSDHRKGLQQADVIYIAVGTPENADGSAELSFVIEAAENIVACIERDVIVVTKSTVPVGTNDMIKDIIQSQLTSDLKVEVVSNPEFLKEGSAIHDSFHGDRIVIGADSEYAFNVIEKINQPFNVPIFKTDIKSAEMIKYASNAFLATKISFINEISNICELLGANIENVSTGMGLDQRIGSQFLKAGIGYGGSCFPKDTKALIQIAGNVAYEFELLKGVVNVNKKQQGLIIRKLTDCIPDISGKKIAVLGLSFKPNTDDLRESASILVTEELIKQGAEVVAYDPIAMDNAKTVLNSSIQYADSIEEAIENSDAALILTDWDEIKNVDLTVFNKMKNPLVIDGRNCFLVKDMETHGIEYRSIGRPAAVKKNEVTPI; the protein is encoded by the coding sequence ATGGAAATAGCTGTAGTCGGAACTGGATATGTTGGATTGGTCACCGGTGTGAGTTTGTCTGAAATTGGTCATCACGTTGTTTGTATCGATCTTAATAAAGACAAAGTAGAAAAAATGCGAAAAGGGATATCGCCTATTTATGAACCTGGGTTAAGTGAATTAATGATAAAAAATATTAATGCGCAGCGTTTGAGTTTTACAAGTGATCATCGAAAGGGGCTTCAACAGGCAGATGTCATTTACATTGCTGTAGGAACTCCAGAAAACGCAGATGGTTCGGCTGAATTATCTTTTGTCATCGAAGCGGCAGAAAACATTGTCGCCTGTATAGAGCGCGATGTCATTGTTGTAACAAAAAGTACTGTTCCTGTTGGCACAAATGACATGATTAAAGACATTATTCAATCTCAATTAACAAGCGACTTAAAAGTTGAAGTCGTTTCAAATCCTGAGTTTTTAAAAGAAGGATCGGCCATCCATGACTCATTTCATGGGGATCGTATTGTCATTGGAGCAGATAGTGAATATGCCTTTAATGTTATTGAAAAAATAAATCAACCGTTTAACGTCCCTATTTTCAAAACCGACATTAAAAGTGCTGAAATGATTAAGTACGCATCAAATGCATTTTTAGCAACTAAAATCAGCTTCATCAATGAAATATCCAATATTTGTGAATTATTAGGCGCTAATATTGAAAATGTCTCAACAGGTATGGGACTGGACCAAAGAATTGGCAGTCAATTTCTAAAAGCCGGAATTGGGTATGGAGGCTCGTGTTTTCCGAAAGACACAAAAGCTCTTATCCAAATTGCGGGTAATGTCGCTTACGAGTTTGAATTGCTGAAAGGTGTCGTTAATGTCAATAAAAAACAGCAAGGGCTAATCATACGAAAGTTAACCGACTGTATTCCTGATATTTCAGGTAAGAAAATTGCTGTGCTAGGACTATCTTTTAAGCCTAATACAGATGACTTACGCGAATCCGCTTCTATTTTGGTGACTGAAGAATTGATCAAGCAAGGAGCAGAGGTAGTGGCTTATGATCCAATTGCGATGGATAATGCAAAAACTGTTCTAAACTCAAGTATTCAGTATGCTGATTCCATAGAAGAGGCAATCGAAAATAGCGATGCAGCGTTAATCTTAACGGATTGGGATGAAATTAAAAATGTAGATTTAACCGTATTTAATAAAATGAAAAATCCGCTTGTTATTGATGGGCGAAATTGCTTCTTAGTAAAAGACATGGAAACACATGGGATAGAATATCGTTCAATCGGTAGACCGGCTGCAGTCAAAAAAAATGAAGTAACTCCTATTTGA